The Serratia rhizosphaerae genome has a segment encoding these proteins:
- a CDS encoding GNAT family N-acetyltransferase, whose protein sequence is MKIEQLNSLSESHNELVALLNDCVESGASVGFLAPLEDGEAEHYWQRVAADLAQGDRTLLVAREAGRIAGTVQISYCPKKNGSHRAEVEKLMVHTAFRQRGIAQQLMAEVERQAQDNQRTLLVLDTRTDDTASILYRKAGYKEAGQIPQFARSSAGTLDGTTLFYKLL, encoded by the coding sequence ATGAAGATTGAGCAATTGAACTCCCTGTCAGAAAGCCATAATGAGTTGGTAGCCTTATTGAATGATTGTGTGGAAAGTGGTGCATCCGTCGGTTTTCTTGCGCCGCTGGAAGACGGTGAAGCAGAACATTATTGGCAGAGGGTTGCCGCCGATCTGGCGCAGGGCGATCGCACCCTGTTGGTTGCACGTGAAGCGGGACGCATCGCAGGAACAGTGCAGATTAGCTATTGCCCTAAGAAAAACGGTAGTCACCGTGCCGAGGTGGAAAAACTGATGGTGCATACGGCCTTCCGTCAACGTGGCATTGCTCAGCAGCTGATGGCGGAAGTTGAACGTCAGGCCCAAGACAATCAGCGCACCCTGCTGGTTCTAGATACACGCACTGACGACACGGCATCCATTTTGTATCGTAAGGCAGGCTATAAGGAAGCTGGCCAGATCCCACAGTTCGCCCGCAGTTCTGCAGGTACTCTGGACGGCACCACCCTATTCTACAAGTTGTTATAA
- a CDS encoding penicillin acylase family protein, translating to MNKDLVRYFISSSNKKILRRFLAGLLIILLITMGTALVLFCRSLPEIEGTLRLPALKSPATLARDERGVPMITADNRSTVSFALGYAHAQDRFFQMDLLRRSAAGELAALLGADALAEDRRHRPWLLREKAREAVQHLPAAQRTLLQQYTAGVNAGLMHLGSRPFEYWLLREKPQRWQEEDALLTVYALYLDLQESQAEREYARGWIASHSSVAQTALLLPSSSRWDAPLLGPPPAPPAIPVSPPYWWGKRPLAPTSIPSEAMKGSNGWLVGGGRSVTGNAMLANDMHLGLMLPTLWYQATLSYPMDNGQCSRQSGITLPGLPMMVSGSNEHIAWGFTNAYIDTFDWITLPQRAVSYPLRREVLTVSHGKPEELDIHLSPWGPAFSTPQGEMAMRWVGNMPGAVNLDFLSLAESQSVAEAVRAAPHFGLPVQNLLVADNRGHIGWTLAGWLPDRTVAGEQNSFPLKAGGDRAWAAQPLPASRYPQQIDPPDGIIWTANNRQSFAPGNETYNDGGADMGPRAFEIKRQLMRYPRLSHSDMRNIQFDDHAVLINAWRELLLPMLQASHPKAGTPRQQALAAIVQWSGDASADSVGYTVLTAWREALYQGIFANLDRQLGEQWHKASYLRANTRGDESVMRLIESDAKTWVPEGYQDWADYALRQLDNALQTIDARRSLNQAQWGEMNTVRIEHPIARALPFLRRWLAAPALPQSGDHHVPHVSKPAFGASERLIASPGDEANSTLSLPGGQSGHPLSAWFLDGFDSWYYGTPRALAAGESHHTLQLLPEKEEK from the coding sequence ATGAATAAAGACCTGGTTCGTTACTTCATTTCGTCGTCGAATAAAAAGATATTGCGTCGATTTTTAGCTGGATTACTGATTATTCTGCTAATAACAATGGGAACTGCATTGGTATTATTCTGTCGCAGTCTTCCAGAGATCGAAGGCACTCTGAGGCTTCCCGCCCTGAAAAGCCCAGCAACGCTAGCGCGTGACGAACGCGGCGTACCGATGATTACGGCAGACAATCGGTCGACGGTCAGTTTTGCCCTCGGCTATGCCCATGCGCAGGACCGCTTTTTTCAGATGGATCTGCTGCGACGGAGCGCAGCAGGAGAATTAGCTGCCCTTTTGGGGGCTGATGCTCTGGCAGAGGATCGTCGTCATCGTCCCTGGCTGCTGCGGGAAAAAGCCAGAGAAGCGGTGCAGCATCTGCCTGCCGCACAGCGAACGTTGCTGCAGCAGTACACCGCGGGAGTGAATGCCGGATTGATGCACCTCGGGAGCCGCCCTTTTGAGTATTGGCTGTTGCGAGAGAAGCCTCAGCGCTGGCAAGAAGAGGACGCCTTACTTACCGTTTACGCGCTTTATCTCGACCTGCAAGAGAGCCAGGCCGAGCGGGAATACGCCCGTGGCTGGATAGCCAGCCATAGCAGTGTGGCGCAAACGGCACTGCTGTTACCAAGCTCCAGCCGTTGGGATGCCCCGTTACTCGGTCCTCCCCCTGCGCCCCCCGCAATCCCCGTGTCTCCGCCATACTGGTGGGGCAAGCGTCCTCTTGCCCCGACATCCATCCCCAGTGAGGCGATGAAAGGCAGCAACGGCTGGCTGGTGGGTGGCGGCCGCAGCGTAACCGGCAACGCGATGCTGGCCAATGATATGCATCTGGGGTTGATGCTGCCAACGCTGTGGTATCAGGCCACCTTGAGTTATCCGATGGACAACGGGCAATGCAGCCGACAATCGGGCATTACCTTGCCCGGTCTGCCGATGATGGTTTCGGGTAGCAACGAGCATATTGCCTGGGGATTTACTAATGCCTATATCGATACTTTTGACTGGATCACATTACCACAGCGCGCCGTGTCGTATCCGCTGCGCCGCGAAGTGCTTACCGTCAGCCACGGCAAACCGGAAGAACTAGATATACATCTAAGCCCTTGGGGGCCGGCCTTTTCTACCCCACAAGGTGAGATGGCCATGCGCTGGGTAGGTAACATGCCAGGAGCGGTCAATCTGGATTTCCTGTCGCTGGCAGAGAGCCAATCGGTGGCTGAAGCTGTGCGAGCGGCCCCCCACTTTGGCCTGCCGGTACAAAACTTGCTAGTTGCCGATAATCGAGGCCATATCGGCTGGACGCTGGCAGGCTGGCTTCCCGATCGGACCGTCGCAGGGGAACAGAACAGCTTTCCACTCAAGGCTGGAGGCGATCGGGCATGGGCCGCTCAGCCCCTACCCGCCTCGCGCTATCCGCAACAAATAGATCCACCAGACGGAATTATCTGGACGGCCAATAATCGCCAAAGTTTTGCACCCGGCAACGAGACTTACAACGATGGCGGGGCCGATATGGGCCCCCGTGCGTTTGAGATTAAGCGCCAGCTGATGCGCTACCCACGCCTGAGCCACAGCGACATGCGTAACATTCAATTTGATGATCATGCCGTTCTGATAAACGCCTGGCGTGAACTGTTGCTGCCGATGCTGCAGGCCAGCCATCCTAAGGCGGGTACGCCGCGCCAACAGGCGCTTGCCGCTATCGTACAGTGGTCAGGTGATGCCAGCGCCGATTCAGTTGGCTATACGGTGCTCACGGCCTGGCGCGAAGCCCTTTACCAAGGAATATTCGCCAACCTTGATCGGCAGTTGGGGGAGCAGTGGCATAAAGCCAGTTACCTGCGCGCCAATACGCGCGGGGATGAGAGCGTGATGCGTTTGATAGAGAGTGACGCCAAAACGTGGGTACCGGAAGGCTATCAAGATTGGGCCGATTATGCCCTGCGGCAGCTTGATAACGCCCTGCAGACAATAGATGCCAGACGCTCGCTTAACCAGGCACAGTGGGGAGAGATGAATACGGTGCGTATTGAACATCCGATTGCACGGGCTCTCCCCTTCCTACGGCGCTGGTTGGCGGCTCCTGCGCTACCGCAATCCGGAGACCATCATGTGCCGCACGTCAGTAAACCGGCCTTCGGCGCCTCCGAGCGTCTGATCGCCTCACCGGGTGATGAGGCGAATTCAACCCTATCGCTGCCCGGTGGCCAGAGCGGGCATCCGCTCAGCGCGTGGTTTCTCGACGGTTTCGACAGTTGGTATTACGGCACGCCGCGTGCACTGGCCGCCGGAGAGTCGCATCATACCTTACAACTCCTTCCCGAGAAGGAAGAGAAGTGA
- a CDS encoding type I polyketide synthase: MSQLNGNEIAIIGMSGRFPGASDLTEFWQNLCRGQESIAHFDDATLRANGVTEKQLADKDYVRSGFCLKDISQFDAGFFQLTPREAQILDPQQRLFLECCWHALEHAGHVPDRYDGRIGVYAGVFSSSYLLNIYSQPDLVASLGEMAVRHGNEKDYLTTRLSYKLNLRGPSIAIQTSCSTSLVAVHTAMQSLLAGECDMAISGGVSVLADQETGYPWQAGGLLSPDGHCRPFDADAAGTVFGNGLGVVVLKRLEDAQRDGNTVYAVIKGSAINNDGSDKVGFTAPSVQGQSEAIAEALSIAEVPADTIQLLEAHGTGTPLGDPIEIEALTRVWRSQTSRKGYCALGSVKGNVGHLGAASGIAGLIKATLALHHKQLPPTVNFSRPNPNIPFEQTPFYPHTTLAPWAATDAHPRRAAVSSFGMGGTNAHLILEEAPQPAPQADAAEGKDEVQLLTLSARSEAALKQTVADLAQHLRTQPTLRLQDVTHTLREGRQTFDWRAAFSVSTLDQACEKLQRGVSKPSQALTSAEVALLFPGQGSQYWGMAQQLWQTLPAFRAEISDCFQMLREQSDLDLLPLMTHDEPDEAQLAWLNSTAVTQPALFCIEYAMARTLLAQGVKVSHMLGHSVGELVAATLCGVFPLKEALMLVATRGQLMQQAEPGKMLSVSLAEAPLVALLRDWSTLSLAAVNGPELSVVAGPEAEISAFQQALQDSGVTTRLLVTSHAFHSAMMDPVLDAFEAAVENCPRHPPVGRWMANLTGREITPEEAVSPRYWRDHLRSTVRFNQGLQQLLARPEIVLVECGPGTVLTSLAQAQMALLNPQCAVALSRHPKEKSGDLHAWLTGVGQLWRHGVSLTLPEAHGQRIALPGYPFQRQHYWIERIYPHQTLVAPGASPAASATVVSVSAEGTEAAPVEAPAQSTEARVAAIWRELFGMEAIQHDDDFFALGGTSLVAIQLISQVREKWGVELSIEVLFEDPTIRGITAQIDTALAEQSPAPAVADDAEDPDMAELLRLTEGLSLEELDAKLSG, from the coding sequence GTGTCTCAACTGAACGGAAATGAAATCGCCATCATTGGTATGAGTGGTCGATTCCCCGGTGCGTCCGATCTCACCGAGTTTTGGCAAAACCTTTGCCGGGGGCAGGAGAGTATTGCGCATTTTGATGATGCGACATTGCGTGCCAACGGAGTGACGGAAAAACAGCTGGCCGACAAGGATTATGTGCGTTCCGGGTTTTGTCTAAAGGACATCTCGCAGTTTGATGCCGGTTTTTTTCAGCTGACGCCGCGAGAAGCGCAGATCCTCGACCCGCAGCAGCGACTTTTCCTGGAGTGTTGCTGGCATGCGCTGGAGCACGCAGGGCATGTGCCCGATCGCTACGACGGCCGTATTGGCGTCTATGCCGGCGTGTTTTCCAGCAGCTATCTGCTGAATATTTACAGCCAGCCGGATCTGGTGGCATCGTTGGGAGAAATGGCGGTACGGCACGGCAATGAGAAAGATTATCTCACCACCCGTCTCTCCTATAAGCTCAATCTGCGCGGTCCCAGTATCGCCATTCAGACTTCGTGTTCTACCTCGTTAGTGGCGGTACACACCGCGATGCAAAGCCTGCTGGCAGGCGAATGTGATATGGCGATTTCTGGCGGCGTATCGGTGCTGGCCGATCAGGAAACGGGGTATCCGTGGCAGGCGGGCGGTTTGCTGTCGCCGGATGGACATTGTCGCCCCTTTGATGCCGACGCGGCTGGCACGGTATTTGGTAATGGCCTCGGCGTGGTGGTATTAAAACGTCTGGAGGACGCTCAGCGTGATGGCAATACCGTTTACGCGGTGATCAAAGGCAGCGCGATTAATAATGACGGTTCCGACAAAGTGGGGTTCACCGCGCCCAGCGTGCAAGGGCAGTCTGAAGCGATTGCTGAAGCACTCAGCATAGCTGAGGTGCCGGCGGATACCATCCAACTGCTCGAAGCGCACGGTACCGGTACGCCGCTGGGCGATCCGATTGAGATTGAGGCGCTGACCCGTGTCTGGCGGTCGCAAACGTCACGCAAGGGCTACTGCGCGCTCGGCTCGGTGAAAGGCAATGTCGGGCACCTGGGCGCAGCATCGGGGATTGCCGGGTTAATCAAAGCCACGTTGGCTTTGCATCATAAGCAGCTCCCACCGACCGTCAACTTTTCCCGTCCTAATCCCAATATTCCTTTTGAGCAAACGCCGTTCTATCCCCACACTACGCTGGCTCCCTGGGCAGCAACCGACGCGCATCCGCGTCGTGCGGCGGTCAGTAGCTTTGGCATGGGCGGTACCAATGCGCATCTGATTCTGGAAGAGGCGCCGCAGCCCGCACCGCAGGCTGACGCCGCTGAGGGTAAGGATGAAGTACAACTACTGACGCTCTCGGCCCGCAGCGAAGCGGCCTTAAAGCAGACGGTTGCGGATTTGGCGCAACATCTGCGAACTCAGCCAACCCTTCGTTTGCAGGATGTCACGCACACGCTGCGCGAGGGGCGACAAACGTTCGATTGGCGAGCCGCCTTCTCCGTCAGCACGCTTGATCAGGCGTGCGAAAAACTCCAACGCGGCGTTAGCAAACCCTCACAGGCGTTGACCTCAGCGGAAGTGGCGCTGCTGTTTCCCGGTCAGGGATCGCAGTACTGGGGCATGGCGCAACAGCTGTGGCAAACCTTGCCCGCTTTTCGTGCCGAAATCAGCGATTGTTTCCAGATGCTGCGTGAGCAATCTGACCTTGATCTGCTTCCCCTGATGACGCACGACGAACCGGATGAGGCGCAGCTGGCGTGGCTTAATAGCACGGCGGTGACGCAACCCGCGTTATTTTGCATCGAGTACGCTATGGCCCGCACGCTGCTGGCGCAAGGTGTGAAGGTCAGCCATATGCTGGGCCACAGCGTCGGTGAGCTGGTGGCCGCCACACTGTGTGGCGTATTCCCCCTCAAGGAAGCGCTGATGCTGGTCGCCACGCGTGGCCAACTGATGCAACAGGCGGAACCTGGGAAAATGTTATCCGTCTCGCTGGCGGAAGCGCCGCTTGTCGCCCTGCTGCGTGACTGGTCCACGTTGTCGCTGGCTGCGGTCAATGGGCCGGAACTGTCGGTGGTCGCCGGGCCGGAAGCGGAAATCAGCGCCTTTCAGCAGGCGTTACAGGATTCTGGCGTCACCACTCGTTTGCTGGTGACCTCTCATGCGTTTCACTCGGCAATGATGGATCCGGTACTGGACGCCTTTGAAGCGGCGGTCGAAAACTGCCCGCGGCATCCTCCCGTCGGCCGCTGGATGGCAAACCTGACTGGAAGGGAAATTACACCGGAAGAGGCGGTCAGCCCGCGTTACTGGCGCGATCACCTGCGCAGCACTGTGCGCTTTAATCAGGGGCTGCAGCAACTCCTGGCGCGTCCTGAGATCGTGCTGGTGGAGTGTGGGCCCGGTACGGTGCTGACCAGTCTGGCGCAAGCGCAAATGGCGCTGCTCAATCCGCAGTGTGCGGTGGCGCTGTCCCGCCATCCGAAAGAAAAAAGCGGCGACCTGCACGCCTGGCTGACGGGTGTTGGCCAGCTCTGGCGTCACGGCGTTTCCCTGACGCTGCCTGAGGCTCACGGTCAGCGTATCGCCCTGCCAGGCTATCCCTTCCAGCGTCAGCACTACTGGATTGAACGTATTTATCCGCATCAAACGCTCGTGGCTCCCGGAGCGTCGCCGGCCGCCTCCGCCACGGTGGTCTCCGTATCGGCAGAGGGGACGGAAGCCGCCCCCGTCGAGGCACCGGCGCAGAGTACCGAAGCGCGGGTTGCTGCCATCTGGCGGGAACTGTTCGGCATGGAGGCTATCCAGCATGACGATGACTTTTTTGCCCTCGGCGGCACCTCGCTGGTGGCGATCCAACTGATTTCACAGGTGCGGGAGAAGTGGGGCGTTGAACTCAGTATTGAGGTGTTATTTGAAGATCCCACGATTCGAGGCATCACGGCGCAAATTGATACCGCACTGGCCGAGCAGTCACCGGCGCCGGCAGTCGCGGACGACGCAGAGGACCCTGATATGGCGGAGCTCTTGCGCCTGACAGAGGGTCTTTCACTGGAAGAGCTTGACGCAAAGTTGAGCGGGTAA
- a CDS encoding non-ribosomal peptide synthetase, whose product MLQPLPLTRISRQQPLPLSADQYRIWFMHQLQPELIHFNINMAFHLRGELDLARLQGSLNAVVARHESLRTTFVMPPEQVQPQQHIEPSLTLEIPLTDLTAQSALVQDQEQTARQQMEAVGNQPFSLEHGPLLRAHAWRLAENHHLLLFTIHHIIADFDSLKLIMRDLFAFYNQQGETLAPLPLQYADYAAWQQARLQSDDYASQLEYWKNQLGGETPVLKMPMDRPRHNVMTNNGAIVRHTFSPALTQGLVALSKAQGVTLFVTLYSAWQVLLQRYTGQDDIPVGTPITTRNRPELTQLVGLFINTLVLKSDLQGNPDFITLLKRNRKIAFGAFARQEVPYEKLVEALKPERNLSHNLFFQTMVMLLEAERYDQLAPGLAIEPFEFKKRTTTFELTLTFSLVDQQLRLALDYNTDLYDRETVTRLLQHLDALMQGIITDPQRPIADYPIISEQERQQLLDTQCRGPVVSEGLEYCVHSLFSDVAARTPNQIAVRYRQQQLSYQQLEKQACQFARWLQSQGVGRGAIVGLVTDRSLNMMVALLGILKSGAAWLPIDPANPAERIQYMLSNAQVALVLCGDDVSLDCPQPCFSLAEVETQLADFSSAPLLCLNAPDDLMYVIYTSGSTGQPKGVMVSHRNVVNHCANIIKRFDLQPDDRVLQFTSIGFDVSIQEIFPTLLRGATLVLWKEKRLEESGEFLSWTAHENISVMNLTTAHWNNIVADLRHSRIPVPDHLKLVIVGGEQAAGEVWNHWQQLTRGAIRWINDYGLTETTVTATMFEPPADYVASGAMPVGTALDNVEVYILDSQMQPLPVGVFGALYIGGAGVAMGYINQPELTAERFLPNPFAPGMLFKTGDRARWRRDGLLEFAGRDDQQVKIRGHRVELAEVESALTQYSGVQKALVLAQEAAHGGQQLVSWLVVDRSVYQEAALHQWLTETLPDYMVPVSLVTLDSIPLTVNGKVDKKRLPAPVFAAATAEAFQPPQSEMELMLAACWQTLLQRPAVGRQDNFFAIGGDSLLATQVATRIKAHVQHAIPLRLLFEYPRLGDLAHELERIVAGEQHVSDRCMVKIQQKGSQTPLFYVHPVGGNVSCYFTLAQHLGEDQPFYALQSHALIDPDSPYDTVESMATFYLNEIRQVQPHGPYRLGGWSMGGFIAYEIARLLQEAGEEVQELSMIDTYLTKSRVSSDEIVLFNFVLQLAAVPGRQIDEETLLAWQGKSYRHEDICQQLRAYGLVPAGTSDAEIQRLLDVYTHTVHAFKRYQPQPDTKLALDRIVLFRARDSHEALGVWEQLVEQVDLHHVDADHFGIVHHPQVGDVLRQRS is encoded by the coding sequence ATGTTACAACCCTTGCCCCTCACGCGTATCAGTCGCCAGCAGCCGCTGCCGCTGTCCGCCGACCAGTACCGCATCTGGTTTATGCATCAGCTCCAGCCGGAACTGATCCATTTCAATATTAATATGGCCTTTCATCTGCGCGGCGAGCTGGATCTTGCGCGCCTGCAGGGGAGCCTGAATGCCGTGGTGGCGCGTCATGAGTCACTGCGCACCACCTTTGTGATGCCGCCAGAGCAAGTGCAGCCGCAGCAGCATATTGAGCCGTCGCTCACGCTGGAGATTCCGTTAACGGACCTTACTGCGCAGTCGGCGTTGGTTCAGGATCAGGAGCAGACGGCACGACAGCAGATGGAAGCGGTCGGCAACCAGCCGTTCTCCCTGGAGCACGGGCCGTTACTGCGCGCCCACGCCTGGCGTCTGGCTGAGAATCACCATCTGCTGTTGTTTACCATCCACCACATCATTGCCGATTTTGATTCGCTTAAACTGATCATGCGCGACCTGTTTGCTTTTTATAACCAGCAAGGGGAGACGCTGGCGCCATTGCCGCTACAGTATGCCGACTATGCGGCCTGGCAGCAGGCGCGTCTGCAAAGCGATGACTATGCCAGCCAACTGGAATACTGGAAAAACCAGCTGGGGGGAGAAACCCCGGTGCTGAAAATGCCGATGGACAGGCCGCGTCATAACGTGATGACCAACAACGGCGCGATTGTTCGTCATACCTTCAGCCCCGCGTTAACGCAAGGGTTGGTGGCGCTGAGCAAAGCACAGGGCGTTACGCTGTTTGTGACCCTCTATTCGGCCTGGCAGGTCTTGCTACAACGCTATACCGGACAGGACGATATTCCGGTGGGCACGCCGATTACCACCCGTAACCGGCCTGAACTCACGCAGCTGGTTGGTCTGTTTATCAACACGCTGGTGTTGAAATCCGATCTGCAGGGGAACCCCGATTTTATTACCTTGCTAAAACGCAATCGTAAAATCGCCTTTGGCGCGTTTGCCCGCCAGGAAGTCCCTTACGAAAAACTGGTCGAGGCGTTAAAACCCGAGCGTAACCTGAGCCACAACCTGTTTTTCCAGACGATGGTGATGCTGCTGGAGGCGGAAAGATACGACCAGTTGGCACCGGGTCTGGCGATCGAGCCTTTCGAATTTAAAAAACGCACCACCACGTTTGAACTGACGCTGACTTTCTCACTGGTTGATCAACAGCTGCGGTTGGCACTGGACTACAACACCGATTTGTATGACCGCGAAACGGTCACGCGTCTGTTGCAACATCTGGATGCCCTGATGCAGGGAATTATTACCGATCCACAGCGGCCGATTGCCGACTATCCGATTATCTCTGAACAGGAGCGCCAGCAACTACTCGATACGCAGTGCCGGGGGCCAGTTGTCAGCGAAGGTTTGGAATACTGCGTGCATAGCCTGTTTAGCGACGTGGCGGCCCGCACGCCGAACCAGATTGCGGTGCGTTATCGTCAGCAGCAGCTTAGCTATCAGCAGCTGGAAAAGCAGGCTTGCCAGTTTGCCCGCTGGCTCCAGTCGCAGGGCGTTGGACGTGGGGCGATTGTCGGCCTGGTGACTGACCGCTCATTGAATATGATGGTGGCCCTGCTGGGTATTCTGAAATCAGGCGCCGCCTGGTTGCCTATCGATCCGGCGAATCCCGCTGAGCGTATTCAGTACATGCTAAGCAACGCGCAGGTCGCGCTGGTATTGTGCGGGGATGACGTCAGCCTCGACTGTCCACAACCTTGTTTTTCTCTGGCGGAGGTTGAAACGCAACTGGCCGATTTTTCCAGTGCTCCGCTGCTGTGCCTCAATGCGCCTGACGATCTGATGTACGTTATCTACACCTCTGGCTCGACCGGACAGCCGAAAGGGGTGATGGTTAGTCACCGTAACGTGGTGAACCATTGCGCTAACATCATTAAACGTTTCGACCTGCAACCTGACGATCGGGTATTGCAGTTCACCTCGATTGGTTTCGATGTGTCGATCCAGGAGATCTTCCCGACCTTACTGCGCGGCGCGACGCTGGTACTCTGGAAAGAGAAACGCCTGGAAGAAAGCGGTGAATTCCTGAGCTGGACGGCGCATGAAAACATCAGCGTGATGAACCTGACCACTGCGCATTGGAACAATATCGTCGCCGACCTGCGTCACAGCCGTATTCCGGTGCCGGACCACCTGAAATTGGTGATTGTGGGCGGAGAACAGGCGGCGGGCGAGGTGTGGAATCACTGGCAGCAACTGACCCGCGGCGCGATCCGTTGGATCAATGATTACGGTCTGACCGAAACTACCGTCACTGCCACCATGTTTGAGCCGCCGGCGGATTACGTCGCCAGCGGCGCGATGCCGGTGGGCACCGCGTTGGATAACGTGGAGGTCTACATTCTTGATAGCCAGATGCAGCCGTTGCCCGTGGGGGTTTTTGGCGCGCTCTATATTGGCGGCGCGGGGGTTGCGATGGGCTATATCAACCAGCCGGAACTGACGGCAGAGCGTTTCCTGCCGAACCCGTTTGCTCCTGGCATGCTGTTTAAAACCGGCGATCGGGCGCGCTGGCGTCGTGACGGTTTACTGGAGTTTGCCGGGCGCGACGATCAGCAGGTGAAGATCCGTGGTCATCGCGTCGAGTTGGCCGAGGTGGAGTCGGCGCTGACGCAATATTCCGGCGTACAAAAAGCGCTGGTGCTGGCGCAGGAGGCCGCACATGGCGGGCAGCAACTGGTGAGCTGGTTGGTGGTGGATCGCAGCGTTTACCAGGAAGCCGCGCTGCATCAGTGGCTCACGGAAACTTTACCGGATTATATGGTGCCGGTCTCGCTGGTCACCCTCGATAGCATTCCGCTCACGGTGAACGGCAAAGTCGATAAAAAACGCTTACCTGCTCCGGTTTTTGCCGCAGCAACGGCAGAGGCTTTTCAGCCACCGCAGAGTGAGATGGAGCTGATGTTGGCAGCGTGCTGGCAGACGCTGTTGCAACGTCCGGCCGTGGGTCGGCAGGACAACTTTTTTGCTATAGGCGGCGATTCGCTACTGGCTACCCAGGTCGCGACGCGCATTAAAGCACACGTGCAGCATGCCATACCGCTGCGCCTGCTGTTCGAATACCCGCGACTGGGCGATTTAGCGCATGAGCTGGAGCGCATCGTGGCAGGTGAACAACACGTCAGCGATCGCTGCATGGTGAAAATTCAGCAGAAAGGCAGCCAAACGCCGCTGTTCTATGTGCATCCGGTTGGCGGCAATGTCAGCTGTTATTTCACGCTGGCGCAGCATCTGGGGGAAGACCAGCCTTTCTATGCGTTGCAATCCCACGCGCTCATCGACCCCGATTCACCTTATGACACCGTTGAAAGCATGGCGACTTTCTATCTCAATGAAATTCGTCAGGTTCAACCGCACGGCCCTTATCGGCTGGGCGGCTGGTCAATGGGCGGATTTATTGCCTATGAAATCGCGCGGCTGTTGCAGGAGGCCGGGGAGGAGGTGCAGGAGCTGTCGATGATTGACACCTATCTCACCAAAAGCCGTGTTTCCAGCGATGAAATCGTGCTGTTCAACTTTGTGCTGCAACTGGCCGCGGTGCCTGGGCGGCAGATTGATGAAGAGACACTGCTGGCGTGGCAGGGCAAAAGCTATCGCCACGAGGATATTTGCCAGCAACTGCGCGCGTACGGCCTGGTGCCGGCGGGTACCAGCGATGCGGAAATTCAGCGCCTGCTGGATGTGTATACCCACACGGTTCACGCCTTCAAACGCTATCAGCCGCAGCCTGACACCAAGCTGGCGCTGGACCGCATAGTGCTGTTCCGCGCACGGGATTCCCATGAAGCATTGGGCGTGTGGGAGCAGTTGGTGGAACAGGTCGATCTGCATCACGTCGATGCCGATCACTTTGGCATAGTGCATCACCCGCAGGTTGGGGACGTGCTGCGTCAGCGTTCGTAA
- a CDS encoding sterol desaturase family protein — MIFVLKLVGYFLLWTLWSYTMHVIAHTNFKYNFIRYFHLKHHAYNYGDSNLPPWHDYFFWFGEWRSSMDVYITFTIPLIILTIFDPVYGGILLAFHYVYEVFLSRNVLDHNPNITGNITRFIPIGKFHLCHHRNVKCNFSFYITLWDYLFRTNDARVLKKRYERQQQRQKALATSVSDTPLTDENA, encoded by the coding sequence ATGATTTTTGTCCTCAAGCTGGTGGGCTATTTTCTGCTGTGGACCTTATGGTCCTACACCATGCACGTTATTGCGCACACCAATTTTAAGTACAACTTTATTCGCTATTTCCATCTCAAACACCATGCCTACAACTATGGCGACAGTAACTTGCCGCCGTGGCACGACTATTTCTTCTGGTTTGGTGAATGGCGCTCCTCAATGGATGTGTACATCACTTTTACCATTCCGCTGATTATCCTAACGATTTTTGATCCGGTTTACGGCGGTATTCTGCTGGCGTTTCACTACGTCTATGAGGTGTTTCTCTCACGCAATGTACTGGATCACAATCCGAACATTACCGGCAACATCACGCGCTTTATTCCTATCGGCAAGTTTCATCTCTGTCATCACCGCAATGTGAAATGCAATTTCTCATTCTATATCACGCTATGGGATTACCTGTTTCGCACCAACGACGCGCGCGTCTTGAAGAAGCGCTATGAACGCCAACAACAGCGTCAGAAAGCGCTGGCAACGTCCGTCTCGGACACCCCGCTAACCGATGAGAACGCATGA